From the genome of Desulfovibrio gilichinskyi, one region includes:
- a CDS encoding GNAT family N-acetyltransferase, protein MQTKLDCAGTVTTESFQCDVIFLTELVPDDVKTLCKITAQTGFFSKEEVLIVDELARASISEGEKSGYHFLLVLPENRDRMHPLGFACYGPIPGSVGSWDLYWIVVNREDQGHGYGKKIATEVESRIRNTGGRKIFVETSSRAQYSSTRCFYEASGYKPETRLLDYYDLGEDCVIFTKELN, encoded by the coding sequence ATGCAAACTAAATTAGATTGCGCGGGAACTGTCACCACTGAATCGTTTCAATGTGATGTTATTTTCTTAACTGAGCTTGTTCCTGATGATGTTAAAACACTTTGCAAAATTACAGCTCAGACAGGTTTCTTCTCAAAAGAAGAAGTGCTGATTGTTGACGAATTGGCGCGGGCTTCCATTTCCGAGGGCGAGAAGAGCGGTTATCACTTTCTGTTGGTTCTGCCGGAAAATAGAGACCGCATGCATCCTTTGGGATTTGCCTGTTACGGTCCTATTCCGGGATCAGTCGGAAGCTGGGACCTGTATTGGATTGTAGTTAACAGGGAAGATCAGGGGCATGGATACGGTAAAAAAATTGCCACGGAAGTTGAGAGTCGCATAAGAAATACCGGCGGAAGGAAAATCTTTGTAGAAACATCTTCAAGGGCGCAATACTCCTCAACCAGATGTTTCTATGAAGCCAGCGGGTACAAACCGGAAACTCGTCTTTTGGATTATTATGATCTAGGCGAAGACTGCGTTATATTCACAAAAGAACTGAATTAA
- a CDS encoding cupin domain-containing protein, whose protein sequence is MQDKVINIKEKLSKFSEHWSPRVVAQMNDYQFKVVKIKGDFTWHDHKDTDEVFMVIDGKMRIDFRDGSVELSNGEMFVIPKGLEHKPFAEDECQVLLVEPCGVINTGESGGELTADNDVWV, encoded by the coding sequence ATGCAGGACAAGGTTATAAATATAAAAGAAAAGTTGTCAAAATTTTCCGAACACTGGTCACCGCGTGTAGTAGCGCAAATGAACGATTATCAGTTCAAGGTTGTGAAAATAAAGGGTGATTTTACGTGGCATGATCATAAAGATACGGATGAGGTCTTTATGGTGATTGATGGTAAAATGCGTATTGATTTTCGTGACGGAAGCGTCGAACTTTCTAACGGAGAAATGTTCGTTATCCCTAAAGGTTTAGAGCATAAGCCCTTTGCAGAAGATGAGTGCCAAGTTTTACTGGTAGAGCCTTGCGGGGTGATTAATACCGGCGAAAGCGGCGGGGAACTTACTGCTGATAATGATGTTTGGGTTTAG
- a CDS encoding Fic family protein: protein MKQDKKKALFIAKKIFAELVFDVQALEGMPFTFPEVQTYLQGITVGGHKIADEDKLKQQILGWEKVIELAKTDTFAISKEIACSVQKIIAKDEALEVGQFRSGQVGIAGTEYEPPKADELEDLFPVVINEILKLSDSCEQAYRIHLDFARSQFFYDGNKRTGLLMANGHLLSNGYAPLSVPAKWLTEYNGGMIKFYETGDHAEMMDFLKKCHEKMYGRFS, encoded by the coding sequence GTGAAACAGGATAAGAAAAAAGCCTTATTCATAGCTAAAAAGATATTTGCAGAACTAGTCTTCGATGTTCAAGCCCTCGAAGGGATGCCCTTCACTTTTCCAGAGGTGCAGACATACCTCCAAGGCATCACTGTGGGCGGTCATAAAATCGCAGACGAAGACAAGCTGAAACAGCAGATTCTCGGCTGGGAAAAAGTTATTGAACTCGCAAAGACCGATACCTTTGCCATTAGCAAAGAAATTGCCTGTTCCGTACAAAAGATTATTGCAAAAGATGAAGCTCTGGAAGTCGGGCAGTTCAGATCGGGGCAGGTTGGTATTGCCGGAACGGAATATGAGCCCCCTAAAGCTGATGAATTAGAGGATCTCTTTCCTGTTGTAATCAATGAAATACTCAAGTTATCAGACAGTTGCGAGCAAGCGTATCGAATCCACTTAGATTTTGCGCGCAGCCAATTCTTTTACGATGGCAACAAACGTACAGGCTTACTTATGGCAAATGGTCATTTGCTTAGTAATGGCTATGCGCCGCTTTCGGTTCCCGCCAAATGGCTCACGGAATATAACGGTGGCATGATCAAATTTTATGAAACCGGTGACCATGCCGAGATGATGGATTTTCTAAAAAAATGCCATGAAAAGATGTATGGGCGGTTTTCCTAA
- a CDS encoding HEPN domain-containing protein, producing MSDAINPRAKDSICDLARRSFRDVADQDYIAARVCYRLGLTGQFVWMAEQAVEKYLKAILLFNFKSAKTKHNLEEALKEVHCIKEIEFNIKNESETFIKYLNQQGVNRYFDKFHYTEGNELEQLDITVWDIRRYCQILNYGRIIDGKNVSYLKHNIAQIHEWGGRNDPHKFKIDNGYLEKVLLDGNISQRKGLIWNNSFYGSRRKSKIKIPFKAFFAWPTHVITPEFFSEYEKLVYFPSKVKEKYNKG from the coding sequence ATGAGTGATGCCATAAATCCTAGGGCAAAGGATTCAATTTGTGATTTGGCTCGTCGATCTTTTCGTGATGTCGCTGATCAGGACTATATTGCTGCAAGAGTTTGTTATCGCTTAGGATTAACTGGTCAATTTGTTTGGATGGCAGAACAAGCTGTTGAAAAATACTTAAAAGCAATTTTATTATTTAACTTTAAATCAGCAAAAACTAAGCACAATTTGGAAGAGGCTTTAAAAGAAGTACATTGTATTAAAGAGATAGAGTTTAATATAAAAAATGAATCTGAAACTTTCATAAAGTATTTAAATCAACAAGGTGTGAATAGATATTTTGATAAGTTTCACTATACGGAAGGAAATGAATTAGAACAGTTAGATATTACTGTATGGGATATTAGAAGGTATTGCCAAATTTTAAATTATGGCCGTATAATAGATGGGAAAAATGTAAGTTATCTTAAACATAACATTGCACAAATACATGAATGGGGAGGCCGTAATGATCCGCATAAGTTTAAAATTGATAATGGATATTTAGAAAAGGTTTTGCTTGATGGAAATATCTCTCAACGAAAAGGATTAATTTGGAATAATTCGTTTTATGGAAGTCGTAGGAAGAGCAAAATTAAGATTCCATTTAAAGCCTTCTTTGCTTGGCCAACGCATGTGATCACTCCTGAGTTCTTTTCTGAATATGAAAAGTTGGTTTACTTTCCTTCTAAGGTTAAGGAAAAGTATAATAAAGGTTAA
- the thiC gene encoding phosphomethylpyrimidine synthase ThiC: protein MTYTTQMDAARKGIVTPQMEIVARKENMRIEVLMERMAKGTVIIPANKKHTNLDPEAVGEGISTKINVNLGISKDCCDIEPELVKVQMALDMKAEAIMDLSCYGKTQEFRKRLIAMSPAMIGTVPIYDAVGFYDKNLQDITVDEFFDVVKKHVEDGVDFLTIHCGLNKHTAEKVKLGGRLTNIVSRGGSLLFTWMEINKAENPFYEHFDRLLDICEEYDVTLSLGDGCRPGCLNDATDACQVEELITLGELTKRAWERNVQVMIEGPGHMAMNEIAGNMMMEKRLCHGAPFYVLGPLVTDVAPGYDHITAAIGGAIAAMNGADFLCYVTPAEHLRLPTLEDMKEGIIATRIAAHAADVAKGHPGARDWDDNMSKARAALDWNGMFDLAMDPVKPREYRESSKPEHEDSCSMCGKMCAVRNMNRVLAGKDIQLDD, encoded by the coding sequence ATGACATACACCACACAAATGGACGCAGCCCGCAAAGGCATTGTCACCCCTCAGATGGAAATCGTTGCTCGCAAAGAAAACATGCGCATTGAAGTTCTTATGGAGCGCATGGCTAAAGGGACTGTGATTATCCCTGCAAACAAAAAGCACACCAATCTGGACCCAGAAGCAGTGGGTGAAGGGATCAGCACCAAAATCAACGTAAACCTCGGTATTTCTAAAGACTGCTGCGACATTGAGCCTGAACTGGTAAAAGTTCAAATGGCGCTCGACATGAAAGCGGAAGCCATCATGGACCTCAGCTGTTACGGAAAAACTCAGGAATTCCGCAAGCGCTTGATAGCAATGTCCCCTGCCATGATCGGAACAGTTCCAATCTACGATGCAGTCGGTTTCTACGATAAGAACCTTCAAGATATTACTGTAGACGAATTTTTTGACGTTGTTAAAAAGCACGTTGAAGACGGCGTTGACTTCCTGACCATCCACTGCGGCCTTAACAAACACACTGCTGAAAAAGTTAAACTTGGCGGAAGACTGACCAACATAGTTTCCCGCGGCGGTTCACTGCTGTTCACATGGATGGAAATCAACAAGGCTGAAAATCCGTTCTACGAACATTTCGACCGCCTTTTAGATATCTGCGAAGAGTATGACGTTACTTTAAGCCTAGGTGACGGTTGCCGTCCAGGTTGTCTAAATGACGCTACTGATGCCTGTCAGGTTGAAGAACTCATCACTCTTGGCGAACTCACAAAACGCGCATGGGAACGCAACGTACAGGTCATGATAGAAGGCCCGGGCCACATGGCTATGAACGAAATTGCCGGAAACATGATGATGGAAAAACGTCTCTGCCACGGCGCACCGTTCTACGTATTAGGACCGCTGGTAACAGACGTTGCCCCCGGTTACGACCACATCACAGCCGCCATCGGTGGTGCTATCGCAGCAATGAACGGAGCAGATTTCCTCTGCTACGTAACCCCTGCGGAACATCTGCGCCTGCCTACTCTTGAAGATATGAAAGAAGGTATCATAGCAACCAGAATAGCAGCCCACGCCGCCGATGTAGCCAAAGGACACCCCGGTGCAAGAGACTGGGATGACAACATGAGCAAAGCCCGCGCCGCCCTTGACTGGAACGGTATGTTCGATCTCGCTATGGACCCGGTTAAACCGCGTGAGTACCGTGAATCATCCAAACCTGAGCACGAAGATTCCTGCTCCATGTGCGGTAAGATGTGTGCGGTTAGAAATATGAATCGCGTATTGGCCGGTAAGGATATTCAGCTTGATGATTAG
- the thiE gene encoding thiamine phosphate synthase, with protein sequence MSAGKITRQNILDTDIYCLTAEKFSQGRSNLEIIKAMLDSGIKLIQYREKEKKMGAKYQECLEIRKMTREAGAAFIINDDIELAILVEADGVHIGQEDLPIEAVRKLVGENMAIGLSTHSPEQARDAVNRGADYIGVGPIFRTFTKDDVCDPVGFEYLEYVVKNIDIPFVAIGGIKENNVAEVVKHGARCVALVTEIVEAENIGTKINALRDAMQSSAES encoded by the coding sequence GTGAGCGCTGGCAAAATAACCAGACAGAACATTCTGGACACGGACATTTACTGTCTGACCGCAGAAAAATTCTCGCAGGGCCGTTCCAATCTGGAAATAATCAAGGCTATGCTGGACAGCGGAATCAAGCTTATTCAGTACCGCGAAAAAGAAAAGAAGATGGGTGCCAAATATCAGGAATGTCTTGAAATACGCAAGATGACCCGTGAAGCCGGGGCCGCCTTCATTATCAATGACGACATTGAGTTAGCCATACTGGTTGAAGCTGACGGTGTGCATATCGGACAGGAAGATCTTCCCATAGAAGCCGTCCGCAAGCTGGTCGGGGAAAACATGGCTATCGGCCTTTCCACCCATAGTCCCGAGCAGGCTCGCGACGCTGTGAATCGAGGCGCGGATTACATCGGTGTAGGCCCGATCTTCCGCACTTTCACCAAGGACGATGTTTGCGATCCCGTCGGATTTGAATATCTGGAATATGTTGTAAAAAATATAGATATCCCCTTTGTCGCCATCGGAGGCATCAAAGAAAACAACGTAGCTGAAGTGGTCAAACACGGCGCGCGCTGTGTGGCACTGGTTACTGAAATAGTAGAAGCCGAAAATATCGGAACCAAAATCAACGCCCTCCGGGACGCTATGCAGTCCTCGGCAGAAAGCTAA
- the thiF gene encoding sulfur carrier protein ThiS adenylyltransferase ThiF, translating to MNRTERGIAAYLGEKRLKYIQSVKIGIAGAGGLGSNCAMHLVRSGFKCFVLVDFDKVEESNLNRQCYTLQQLDKYKVNALSENLLAVNPDLDLDVRVTRITPDNIQAMFEDCDTVVEAFDDARLKRTVVETFLPTEKLIVAASGIGGAGNADAIITRKVRDNFYMVGDMETECSKDHPPFSPKVAIAAAKQADVVLNYYITKFEIEGGLK from the coding sequence TTGAACCGGACTGAGCGAGGCATAGCCGCCTATCTTGGCGAAAAGCGTTTGAAGTATATTCAAAGCGTAAAAATCGGAATTGCCGGTGCAGGCGGACTTGGCTCCAACTGCGCCATGCATCTGGTTCGCAGCGGATTCAAATGTTTTGTGCTGGTTGATTTTGACAAGGTTGAAGAATCCAATCTCAACCGCCAGTGCTACACATTGCAGCAACTGGATAAGTATAAAGTCAACGCTCTTTCCGAAAATCTGCTCGCAGTAAACCCTGATCTTGATCTTGATGTGCGGGTAACAAGAATTACTCCTGACAACATACAAGCCATGTTCGAGGATTGCGACACGGTGGTGGAAGCTTTCGATGATGCGAGGCTTAAGCGCACTGTTGTTGAAACCTTTCTGCCGACCGAGAAGTTGATTGTTGCAGCCTCGGGCATAGGCGGCGCAGGCAATGCTGATGCGATTATCACCCGCAAGGTCCGTGATAATTTTTACATGGTCGGAGACATGGAAACAGAATGTTCCAAAGATCATCCGCCCTTTTCACCCAAAGTCGCCATTGCCGCAGCCAAACAGGCTGATGTTGTTCTAAACTACTATATTACTAAATTCGAGATAGAAGGAGGCTTAAAGTGA
- the thiH gene encoding 2-iminoacetate synthase ThiH, with translation MSFYPICAEYGAMPLAEKFAAVTAEDVKRAINAESPDADDFLAMISPAAVPFIEEMAQKASKLTVQYFGKTIQMFTPLYLSNYCTNRCIYCGFNTKNNIKRDHLEPHQVEEEAKAIAATGMKQLLILTGDARAKASPEYLQSCVKILSKYFPSVSIEIYAMDVEEYADLIKVGVDGMTMFQETYNEELYPTLHPAGPKKDFRYRLDAPERSCKAGMRVVNIGALLGLDDWRKDSLLTGLHAAYLQRKYPNVDIAVSLPRMRPHAGSFQPASIASDRDMVQNMLALRIFLPRLGITVSTRENPEFREQILPLGVTKMSAGVSTEVGGHTQKGEKVGQFEISDGRSAEEMCAALKKHGYQPVFKDWQCLDEHYGESV, from the coding sequence ATGAGTTTTTATCCCATCTGCGCTGAATACGGAGCTATGCCGCTTGCAGAAAAATTTGCAGCAGTAACAGCAGAAGACGTAAAGCGCGCAATAAACGCAGAATCACCTGACGCTGATGATTTTTTGGCCATGATCAGCCCTGCGGCTGTTCCTTTTATAGAAGAAATGGCGCAGAAAGCCAGCAAGCTGACTGTACAGTATTTCGGTAAAACAATTCAAATGTTCACCCCGTTATACCTTTCAAACTACTGCACCAACCGCTGCATTTACTGCGGCTTCAACACCAAAAATAATATTAAACGCGACCATCTGGAGCCGCATCAGGTTGAAGAAGAAGCGAAAGCCATTGCCGCAACAGGCATGAAACAACTGCTGATTCTTACCGGAGATGCCCGCGCAAAAGCTTCCCCTGAATATCTGCAATCCTGCGTAAAAATACTCAGCAAATACTTCCCATCCGTATCCATTGAAATCTACGCTATGGACGTGGAAGAATACGCTGATCTCATAAAAGTAGGCGTGGACGGAATGACAATGTTCCAAGAGACTTACAATGAGGAACTTTACCCCACATTGCATCCCGCCGGACCTAAAAAGGATTTCCGCTATCGCCTTGATGCTCCTGAACGCAGTTGTAAAGCCGGAATGCGGGTAGTCAACATCGGAGCCCTTTTGGGACTTGATGATTGGAGAAAAGATTCCCTGCTGACCGGATTACACGCCGCGTATTTGCAGAGAAAATACCCCAATGTAGATATAGCGGTCTCACTGCCAAGAATGCGCCCTCATGCCGGATCATTCCAGCCGGCTTCAATAGCCAGCGACCGCGACATGGTTCAGAACATGTTAGCACTGCGTATATTCCTGCCGCGCTTAGGCATCACTGTTTCCACAAGGGAAAACCCTGAATTCCGTGAACAGATTCTCCCGCTCGGCGTCACTAAAATGTCTGCCGGAGTTTCCACCGAAGTCGGCGGTCACACTCAAAAAGGTGAAAAAGTCGGACAGTTTGAGATTTCCGACGGACGCAGCGCAGAAGAAATGTGTGCGGCTCTTAAAAAACACGGTTACCAACCTGTTTTCAAAGACTGGCAGTGCTTGGATGAACATTACGGAGAATCAGTTTGA
- a CDS encoding thiazole synthase, with the protein MSEDIFELGGHKFNSRLLIGTGKYADDSVIPEVCEVSGSQIITVALRRVDLESTTGNVMDFIPKHMQFLPNTSGARTAEEAVRIARLARAMGCGDWIKIEVISDNKYLLPDGYETAKATEILAKEGFIVLPYVNADLYVARSLVDAGAAAVMPLGAPIGSNRGLQTKEMVRILIDEIDLPIIVDAGIGRPSEACEAMEMGADACLVNTAIATASNPILMAKAFGQAVKAGREAYLSGPGAKHRHASASSPLTGFLSED; encoded by the coding sequence ATGAGCGAAGATATTTTTGAATTAGGCGGTCACAAATTTAACAGCAGGCTGCTTATCGGCACAGGCAAATATGCCGATGATTCAGTTATTCCTGAAGTATGTGAAGTTTCCGGTTCTCAAATAATCACTGTCGCATTGCGCCGTGTTGATCTGGAATCCACAACCGGCAATGTTATGGATTTTATTCCTAAACATATGCAGTTCCTGCCCAATACTTCCGGTGCGAGAACAGCTGAAGAAGCTGTACGCATCGCCCGTTTAGCACGAGCCATGGGCTGTGGAGACTGGATTAAAATCGAAGTAATTTCAGACAACAAATACCTGCTGCCTGACGGATATGAAACAGCTAAGGCTACTGAAATTCTTGCAAAAGAAGGATTCATTGTTCTGCCGTATGTAAACGCAGACCTTTACGTAGCACGCTCGCTTGTTGACGCCGGAGCTGCAGCAGTTATGCCGCTGGGAGCTCCTATCGGTTCCAACCGCGGACTTCAGACCAAAGAGATGGTACGCATCCTGATTGATGAAATCGACCTGCCTATTATTGTTGATGCCGGTATAGGCCGCCCTTCTGAAGCATGCGAAGCTATGGAAATGGGTGCTGATGCATGTCTGGTAAATACTGCAATCGCCACTGCAAGCAACCCAATTCTGATGGCAAAAGCCTTCGGTCAGGCAGTAAAAGCCGGACGAGAAGCATATCTTTCCGGACCCGGAGCAAAACATCGGCACGCAAGTGCATCATCGCCCCTGACCGGATTTTTGAGCGAGGATTAG
- the thiS gene encoding sulfur carrier protein ThiS, whose product MIVIVNGKETEINDEMTVLALLDLKQIASETVVVELNKEIIPSDTFDNIMLNDGDHLEVLRFVGGG is encoded by the coding sequence ATGATTGTCATAGTTAATGGAAAAGAAACCGAAATAAACGATGAGATGACTGTTCTTGCACTGCTGGATTTAAAGCAGATCGCTTCAGAAACAGTAGTGGTTGAACTCAACAAGGAAATCATCCCCTCCGATACTTTCGACAATATTATGCTAAACGACGGAGACCACCTTGAAGTACTCCGATTCGTTGGCGGAGGATGA